The following is a genomic window from Deltaproteobacteria bacterium.
AGCTCTGCACCTTACAAAGGCAAGTTGTCGTGTTTTTTGGGGGGCATGGAATCCTTTTTGTTCTTGAGAGACTCCAGCGCTATGATCAATTTGGGACGCGTCTGCTCCGGCGAGATAATCTCATCGATAAATCCCCTTTCAGCCGCGCGATACGGACTGGCAAAAATTCTGCGATATTCTTCGATCATTTCAGCTTCCTTTTCCGCTGGATCTTCTGCCCCGCTTATCTCCTTTTTGAACACGATGTTCACCGCCCCCTCCGGCCCCATCACGGCAATCTCCGCTGAAGGATAAGCATAATTGATATCTCCCCACAGGTGCTTGCTCGACATCACGATGTATGCCCCACCATAAGCCTTGCGGGTGACCACAGTAATCTTGGGCACTACGGCCTCACAGTAAGCATAGATGAGCTTGGCGCCGTGTTTTATGATTCCGCCAAATTCCTGAGTTGTGCCAGGGAGAAACCCCGGTACGTCGCAAAATGTAACAAGCGGAACGTTAAAGCAATCGCAGAATCGAACGAACCGGGCGCCCTTGATGGAGGCATTGATGTCCAGGCACCCTGCAAAGAAGGAGGGTTGGTTAGCCACCACCCCCACGGTCATACCATTTAAGCGGGCAAAGCCGATTATGATATTGGGCGCATACCTGAGCTGGACCTCAAAAAAGTAATGATTATCCATGACCGAGTGGATAATCTTGCGCATATCGTAAGGCTGTCTTGGATTATCCGGCACAACCTCCCGAAGCCCCATATCGATTCGGGTCGGGTCGTCCGAAGGCTCAACAGCAGGGGGATTCTCCCGGCAGTTCTGAGGCAGGAAGCTCAAGAGACCACGAACCATGGCAAGTACTTCCTGATCGTCTTTTCCCGCAAAATGTGCAACGCCGCTTGTTGTGTTATGTGTGAGGGCGCCGCCCAGTTTTTCAGCCGTAACCTCCTCGTGGGTGACTGTCTTTATGACCTGGGGACCTGTGATAAACATAAAGCTGGTGTTTTCAACCATAAAAATAAAGTCGGTCAGGGCTGGGGAGTAGACTGCCCCTCCGGCACATGGTCCCATAATGACCGAGATCTGCGGGATAACGCCGCTTGACAGGACGTTTCGCATGAATATGTTCCCGTATCCGGCCAGACTGGAGACCCCTTCCTGGATACGAGCGCCTCCTGAATCGTTTATGCCGATAAGCGGCGCGCCGTTTTTTTGCGCAAGGTCCATGACCTTACAGATCTTGTCACTTACTGCAAGGCTCAGGGAGCCGCCCAGTATAGTAAAGTCCTGGGCAAAGACATAGACCAACCGCCCGTTGATGCGGCCGTACCCTGTCACAACTCCGTCGCCGGGAAACCTCTTTTTGTCCAGACCAAAATCTGTGGCCTGGTGGAGAACAAACTTGTCGATCTCTTCAAAGCTGTCTTTGTCCAGAAGCCCGTATATCCGCTCCCGCGCTGTCCATTTCCCTTTCTTGTGCTGGGTGTCAATCCGGTCCTGGCCGCCACCCAGTTCGGCCTCCGCATTCTTTTCAATCAACGCTTGAATCTTGTCTTCATTTGTCATGATATTTCTCCAAGACGAACTACGCCTTCCGCACCCTATCCTTGATCTATCACCACAAGAACATCATCAGTTGACACTTGATCTCCTGCCTTGACCCGCAGTTCTTTGACGGTCCCGTCTGCGGGAGCGGGAATCTCGTTTTCCATTTTCATGGCCTCCATCTTGACCACAGGCGTGCCGGCAGCCACGCTATCGCCAACGGAAACCATAACCTCCAATATGAGGCCCGGCATGGGTGCCAGAACCTGACCTCCCGACCGAACCGAGGCCACAGGCGCCAGGAACGGTTCAGGGGTTGCCGGCCCCCTGTCTTGTGGAACACCTGGAAAGGGTGGGGCCACGCGAGGGGCAACGACTGCTTCTGCTGCCTTTTTTACGTCGATTTCATAGGGCTTGCCATCCACCTTCACCACAGCCTGCTTACCGTCAAATTTCTCAATATCAATCTTATACTCTCTTCCCTCAACGGTTAGCTCAAATTTCTTCATATTCTTAGAAGTTCTCCGTTTTTTCCATTTTCATAATGGTCATAGAAAAAGGGTGTCGGCAACACCCGGACACCCTTGAATTCTTTACTATAACCGCCAAATTTTGCAAGGGAAAAGTATGGTAGTTGCCGAAAAGCTCTCAAACACGAAGCTTCAACTACTTCTCAGGCAGGGCAGTCCTCAAGACATCATCCATGGTCTCCACAAAATGGAATCGAATAGCTTTGCGCACCTTCTTGGGGACATCTTCAAGGTCTTTTTCGTTCCAATTTGGCAATATGATCCGCTTTATTCCGGCCCTGTGAGCGGCAAGGACTTTTTCCTTGATGCCCCCCACAGGAAGGACCTGGCCCCTTAAGGTGATCTCGCCCGTCATGGCCAGGTCGCTCACCACAGCCCTATCCGTGAGTAGCGAGGCCAGAGCCGTCAGCATGGTCACCCCCGCTGACGGGCCATCCTTGGGAATGGCTCCGGCCGGCACATGGATATGAATTTCCTGGTTTTCATAGAAATCCTCCGGGATGC
Proteins encoded in this region:
- a CDS encoding methylmalonyl-CoA carboxyltransferase, whose product is MTNEDKIQALIEKNAEAELGGGQDRIDTQHKKGKWTARERIYGLLDKDSFEEIDKFVLHQATDFGLDKKRFPGDGVVTGYGRINGRLVYVFAQDFTILGGSLSLAVSDKICKVMDLAQKNGAPLIGINDSGGARIQEGVSSLAGYGNIFMRNVLSSGVIPQISVIMGPCAGGAVYSPALTDFIFMVENTSFMFITGPQVIKTVTHEEVTAEKLGGALTHNTTSGVAHFAGKDDQEVLAMVRGLLSFLPQNCRENPPAVEPSDDPTRIDMGLREVVPDNPRQPYDMRKIIHSVMDNHYFFEVQLRYAPNIIIGFARLNGMTVGVVANQPSFFAGCLDINASIKGARFVRFCDCFNVPLVTFCDVPGFLPGTTQEFGGIIKHGAKLIYAYCEAVVPKITVVTRKAYGGAYIVMSSKHLWGDINYAYPSAEIAVMGPEGAVNIVFKKEISGAEDPAEKEAEMIEEYRRIFASPYRAAERGFIDEIISPEQTRPKLIIALESLKNKKDSMPPKKHDNLPL
- a CDS encoding biotin/lipoyl-binding protein, producing MKKFELTVEGREYKIDIEKFDGKQAVVKVDGKPYEIDVKKAAEAVVAPRVAPPFPGVPQDRGPATPEPFLAPVASVRSGGQVLAPMPGLILEVMVSVGDSVAAGTPVVKMEAMKMENEIPAPADGTVKELRVKAGDQVSTDDVLVVIDQG